TTTGCTATGTCAAAGCAAATTTATTGTACAACTTAATGGGCAAATACCCCAGTATTCGCGAGCATCTTTATCATCAAGCAGAAATTTGGGATTTGCTGCTGCTATATGTTCAAAAATGTCCCTTTCCGCGCATTATTGGTGTTGAAAGGATGCTGAAAGTACTATCTGTATTCCAACGACATAATTTAGAGATTGGCTCTGTACCGATAAAATTTACACAAGACAGCAAACTGTGGCTACTACGTCATGGGGAACTGCTAAACTCAGATGGTCGCATTCTCACTCCTGGGAGAATTTATGCGCCTCTTCCTTTGGAATATCCTAACAAACGGCGTCGCAATACTAGAGAGGAAAGTTGGCAAGTAATTAAGCCAACAATAGTTTACAGTCTCAGTTATTTTGATTGGCAAACAGCACTAGATCATTTACCACAGTTACCAGAATTAATTACTTTCGGCGCTATTTATAATTCTGATGAAGAGGACGAAGAATTTATTATATCAGTTATTAAAAATAATGCCCTCCTTCTCTGCTAGCCATTTGTTGTTACCTGAGACAGAAATATTATTACTGATGTGGCGTCATACCAAGCAGTATCGATTTTTTTGCAAAACAAGGTGAAGCATGACAAATATTTTGAAAATTTCGCCAAATGACATCATTTATCAAATCAAATTTTCCTGCCAAATTGCGGAGATAATTGAAGCAATCGCGACTCGGAAAATTATTGCTGATGCTGCTGAAGAAGCAGGATTAAAGGTAGATAAAGCAGAGCTTCAACAGGCTGTAGATAACCTGCGATTAGCTAATAATCTGATAAAGGTTGAACATACCTGGGCTTGGCTACAAAAACATTATCTCTCGTTAGATGAATTTAAAGAATTAGCTACAATTAACTTGCTTTCTGCAAAGTTAGCCAATTATCTATTTGCAGATCAAATCGAACCATTCTTTTTTGAACATCAAATTGATTATACTGCATCTGTTACTTATGAAGTGATTTTAGATGACGAAGATTTGGCTTGGGAACTTTTTTATGCTCTACAAGAAAACGAAATTAATTTCCAAGATATTGCCCGTCAATATATAGAAGAACCAGAAAGACGCCGCGCCGGTGGATATTGCGGAATCCAACACCGCAATGATTTTAAATCTGAGATTGCAGCTTGTGTTTTTGCTGCTTGTCCGCCACAAATTATTAAGCCTATTCTCACACAAAAAGGAGTGCATCTGATTTGGGTTGAGGAAATAATTAAACCTCAATTAAATGAGCAACTGCGCTTAAAAATTTTGCAAGATTTGTTTTTTACTTGGTTAAAGCAACAACTTGAGGAAGTTACAATTGTGGTAGAGTTTCAACAAGATCATTCCTTCTGCAAATAATTATGGTTTTTGCTATAGGACTTAACCCGCATTTCTCACAAGGAGAGAAGGGATTGAACTTCGCAGATTGAACTCTCCCAAAGCGCGAACCTCACGGGCGAAGTAATAAGTAAGAAGTAAGAAGTAAGAAGTAAGATTCATTACTCATTACTCATTACTCATTACTCATTACTCATTACTCATTACTCATTACTCATTACTCATTACTCATTACTCATTACTCATTACTTATTTAATTATTGAGATGTGGTGAGAAATTCGGGTTAAGTAGCCTTCATGAACTGCGTAGAGCAGGAGACATGAAAAAAACTTCTTATTCCCCTCCTTGCTTACGCTTAGGGGCTAGTTCCGCGATTTCAACGTCTTATATGATACCACCAAAATGCTGATACATATAGATTTCGCCTAGGGGGTTGGGGGTGGTGGGTTGTACCTCACGCAACCAAGCTAATTTTTGTGAAAAGTGCGATAAGATTAATCAATGTTACTATTTGTTAACTAATTCAAACGACATGTACAGTTCTCTTCTATAAGATGTA
The Gloeotrichia echinulata CP02 DNA segment above includes these coding regions:
- a CDS encoding peptidylprolyl isomerase, producing MTNILKISPNDIIYQIKFSCQIAEIIEAIATRKIIADAAEEAGLKVDKAELQQAVDNLRLANNLIKVEHTWAWLQKHYLSLDEFKELATINLLSAKLANYLFADQIEPFFFEHQIDYTASVTYEVILDDEDLAWELFYALQENEINFQDIARQYIEEPERRRAGGYCGIQHRNDFKSEIAACVFAACPPQIIKPILTQKGVHLIWVEEIIKPQLNEQLRLKILQDLFFTWLKQQLEEVTIVVEFQQDHSFCK
- a CDS encoding cyclic nucleotide-binding domain-containing protein, producing MPLKFLHQQLAAPLTQTLGVTLAEQELTDCLKTVEIREPQTTKLFWGALDAEPGIYMVLTGKVRLLDTSNNLIATFSSTGSFGEITLFPEAEFHPYTARASTNLRLCYVKANLLYNLMGKYPSIREHLYHQAEIWDLLLLYVQKCPFPRIIGVERMLKVLSVFQRHNLEIGSVPIKFTQDSKLWLLRHGELLNSDGRILTPGRIYAPLPLEYPNKRRRNTREESWQVIKPTIVYSLSYFDWQTALDHLPQLPELITFGAIYNSDEEDEEFIISVIKNNALLLC